DNA from uncultured Cohaesibacter sp.:
ATAGAAGACGCCGGGTGTCATGCCAGCTCGCCGAAAACGGGACGCATGCGGATAGGGCTTATAGCGAAATGGCGTGAACAACAGAAAATGAAGATGCGCACAAGCCTCAGGTACTTGCGGTTTTACCTCGTCGAGCATTTCTTCGAGTAGCTGCTGTTCATCAAGCGTATCGACCAGCTTTTGGGTAGATATCTGGTGTTGTGCCTCTACCACCCGCCAGCCAGTGCCATCATACGGAGCAAGCTCAGATGATAGCGCGTCGACTGTCCAGATAGTTTGAGACATTCAAAAGCCCTGCAACACTCATGATGGCATCAAGAGGCGTAGCCTCCAGCGCCTTGTTTCTGTTCTTCATCCATTGACGGGCAACCACTTCGTCTCCGCCCGTGATCGCGTCCAGCGAACGGAAAACCCGCACAAGATGCAAGGCCAGCTCAAATTCCTTGGAGCCCTCATCGAGCACGTAGCCACCCTTCTTCATGCGAGAAACAGTCGGAGGCGAGAGGCCGATCACACCAGCCAATTGGCCTGCTGTTAGCCCAAGACGCTCAGCGGCACCAAGTACGGCTTTGGTAGCCACTTGACCACGTGATGCATTCGCTTTTGCCGCGTTTAGAACCTGTCGCATGTTCTTCTCCATAATTTCTATAGAAAATATAGCATGGAAAAGTTTCGGATGAAAGATGGCGGAAGCGCATTGTAATCGAATG
Protein-coding regions in this window:
- a CDS encoding MbcA/ParS/Xre antitoxin family protein; protein product: MRQVLNAAKANASRGQVATKAVLGAAERLGLTAGQLAGVIGLSPPTVSRMKKGGYVLDEGSKEFELALHLVRVFRSLDAITGGDEVVARQWMKNRNKALEATPLDAIMSVAGLLNVSNYLDSRRAII